The sequence AAGAACGAGTGAGAAGCCTCGCAACGCTAGCAGGCTTTTAGTTTGGAGTGCATCAAAAAGCGGAGGAATGAATCCTCCGCTTTTTTCTCAATTCTCTTATAAACTCGGTAAATAAGCAGTTTGCGGGATGTTATCATATTCAGCCGCGTCCAGTTCCTCCACCGAACCATCTACGACTCCGTTAATGATCCCGTACAATCCAGTCTCGACTGCTTTGACCAGTTGTCCTTTTTTCTTTTGTCCTAACGAGTGCGATTGGCCTCTTACCTCAAAAAGGACTGTACCGCTTCCATTTAATGCGAAGCTTCCAAGAGCTGTTCCAGGAAGGTCAAGGTTTTGTTGATATAACGTAATATTGTTGAATGGAGAGTTTTCACCAAGTGCCTGGAGGGCATTGTAGGCAGCAAGATTTAGCTGCTTGGAGTATTCCAGATCATAGTTATCCTTGTACTCTGCGTACTTAGCGCCTTCTGCTGTGTTCGGATTTGGAACGAAATCTGCTGAAAGGGACATGGTGACAAGATCGTCAGTTCCTTCAACATAATATTGTCCTTGATGGTGGAGGTCTACGAAAACATCTATTTTCCCGAACTCCGCCTGAAGCTTTTTATATACATCGCGGACAGTTTGTGATTCAGGAGTGATGTACCATCCCGGATCGCTTGAGGTGCCAGGGAAATCTTCTGCCTGTGGTACATAATTCAGGTCAGGGTTGAAATCCCGGTTCACGTCAAATCCAGGCCTGCCGTTGTAATCCCTGTCTTGGAGTATCCGGTTATTATAATAATTCCATGAAGGACCTGCTGCATCGGCAAGCTGAGGGAAATCCTCCACGACCTCTTCCCAAGACATATCATTGCCGCGGCGATCCAATTCTGAGGCATCAGGATTCATTTTTGGCAAAGTGACCAGAGTGATTTCCTCGCGAATTTTTTGTGCTTCTGGCGAATTGCTGGAGCCAAGATATTGAAGCA comes from Mesobacillus jeotgali and encodes:
- a CDS encoding M14 family zinc carboxypeptidase; the protein is MKNNKVITGLSVLALCTALASPALATNSPNGNLYNENQVYSVNGYTDYAEMVKRLQQIEANSQGKVTLEVVGQSNKGRDIYQARVGTGDRVVLIESEIHGNENTGTEALLSMLQYLGSSNSPEAQKIREEITLVTLPKMNPDASELDRRGNDMSWEEVVEDFPQLADAAGPSWNYYNNRILQDRDYNGRPGFDVNRDFNPDLNYVPQAEDFPGTSSDPGWYITPESQTVRDVYKKLQAEFGKIDVFVDLHHQGQYYVEGTDDLVTMSLSADFVPNPNTAEGAKYAEYKDNYDLEYSKQLNLAAYNALQALGENSPFNNITLYQQNLDLPGTALGSFALNGSGTVLFEVRGQSHSLGQKKKGQLVKAVETGLYGIINGVVDGSVEELDAAEYDNIPQTAYLPSL